In Salmo trutta chromosome 37, fSalTru1.1, whole genome shotgun sequence, the following proteins share a genomic window:
- the LOC115177521 gene encoding E3 ubiquitin-protein ligase UBR5-like isoform X1 has translation MTSIHFVVHPLPGTEDQLNDRLREVSEKLNKYNFNSHPHLNLLEQATLKQCVVGPNHAGFLLEDGRVCRISFAVQPDRLELTKPDGNDGSKLSGSGSGTGRSSRPGRTSDPPWFLSGSDTLGRLAGNTLGSRWSSGVNGGSGGGGGGGGGSSSVGGAGGGGVGGAVSGGGGGSSGRSSTAARDSRRQTRVIRTGRDRGSGLLGSQPQPVIPASVIPEELISQAQVVLQGKSRSVIIRELQRTNLDVNLAVNNLLSRDDEDGDDGDDTASESYLPGEDLMSLLDADIHSAHPSVIIDADAMFSEDISYFGYPSFRRSSLSRLGSSRVLLLPLERDSELLRERESVLRLRERRWLDGASFDTERGSTSREGEPSLDKKNIPVQSPVSLGEELQWWPDKDGVKFVSIGSLFSELVAVSSKGELYQWKWSEPEPYRNTQNPSIRHPRVSFLGLTNEKITLLSANSIRATVATETNKVATWMDDTLSSVASKLEHSAQAYPELQGERIMSLHCCALYTCAQLESSLYWWGVVPFSQRKKMLEKARAKNKKPKSSAGISSIPNITVGTQVFVSSLQVCLRNNPLYHAGAVAFSVNAGIPKVGLLLESVWNMNDSCRFQLRSPESLKNMDKTTKTQEIKTESKPELVKTEMGPPPSPASTCSDTSSIASSASLPYKRRRSTPAPKEEEKVNEEQWPLREVVFVEDVKNVPVGKVLKVDGAYVAVKFPGTSSSVSTQPSQTSAPAPITDSDPSSLLQDCRLLRIDELQVVKTGGTPKVPDCFQRTPKKLCIPEKAEILAVNVDSKGVHAVLKTGNWVRYCIFDLATGKAEQENNFPTSNLAFLGQSERNVAIFTAGQDSPVILRDGNGTIYPMAKDCMGGIRDPEWLDLPPIASLGMGVHSLANLPTNSTIKKKAAIIILAVEKQTLMQHVLRCDFEACRQYLVNLEQAVLLEQSPHVLHSFLGHRCDGNRNILHACVSVCFPVSNKETKEEEEAERSERNTFAERLSAVEAIANAISVVSSNSSGNRTGSSSSRGLRLREMMRRSLRAAGLGRHESGPSSSDHQDPVSPPIAPPSWVPDPPPMDPDGDIDFILAPAVGSLTTASTGTSQGPSTSTIPGPSSEPSVVESKDRKANAHLILKLMCDSMVLRPHLRELLSAKDARGMTPFMLAVSGRAYPAAITVLEAAQKMAKVGDPGMTEKVDADSLFMEMICPSGTNPDDSPLYVLCCNDTCSFTWTGAEHINQDIFECRTCGLLESLCCCTECARVCHKGHDCKLKRTSPTAYCDCWEKCKCKTLIAGQKAARLDLLYRLLTTTNLVTSPNSRGEHILLFLVQTVARQSVEHCQYRPPRIREDRNRKAANAEDSDMPDHDLEPPRFAQLALERVLQDWNALKSMIMFGSQENKDPLSASSRIAHLLPEEQVYLNQQSGTIRLDCFTHCLIVKCAPDITVSRFIDTLLGTLVKELQNKYTPGRREEAIVVTRRFLRSVARVFVILSVEMASSKKKNNFIPQPIGKCRRVFQALLPYAVEELCNVAESLIVPVRMGIARPTAPFTLASTSIDAVQGSEELFSVEPLPPRPSPDQSSNSSQTASSYIIRNPQPRRSSQSQPVRGRDEEQDDIVSADVEEVEVVEGVAGEEDHHEDQEEQGEQGEENAEAEGQHDEHDEDGSDMELDLLAAAETESDSESNHSNQDNASGRRSVVTAATAGSEAGASSVPAFFSEDDSQSNDSSDSDSSSSQSDDVDQETFLLDEPLERTTTASHVNSAAQAPRSMQWAVRNTPSQRATGSAPSSSSTPAAASSTGLIYIDPSNLRRSSAISTSAAAAAAALEASNSSSYLTSASSLARAYSIVIRQISDLMSLIPKYNHLVYSQYPAAVKLTYQDAVNLQNFVEEKLIPTWNWMVSIMDSTEAQLRYGSALSSAGDPGHPSHPLHASQHSARRERMTAREEASLRTLEGRRSGRAATLLTVRQGMMSARGDFLNYALSLMRSHNDEHSDVLPVLDVCSLKHVAYVFQALIYWIKAMNQQTTLDTTQMDRKRSREILELGLDNEDSEHENDEDTNQSCFLVLEGRQARRKAIRQKRGKKKRAAPKGSTLQDKEDDPVPAETGQNHPFFRRSDSMTFLGCIPPNPFEVPLAEAIPLADQPHLLQPNARKEDLFGRPSQGLYSSSYTASKGLAEATLDRSCLEVNMGSSQILPTKMSYSANLKNVMSMETSQRGREDQPMDQELVAPKPGPSPHDLAAQLKSSLLAEIGLTESDGPPLPSFRPHCSFMGMVISHDMLLGRWRLSLELFGRVFMEDVGAEPGSILTELGGFEVKESKFRREMEKLRNLQSRDLALEVDRDRDQLIQQTMRQLNTHFGRRCTTTPMAVHRVKVTFKDEPGEGSGVARSFYTAIALAFLSNDKLPNLDCVQSVSKGMQASSTCHHDYNSSMTLNLMQRLRNRDRERERRSGGLRAGSRRDRDRDSRRQLSIDTRPFRPASEGNPSDEPDPLPAHRQALGERLYPRVHTMQPAFASKITGMLLELSPAQLLLLLASEDSLRARVEEAMELLIAHGRENGADSILDLGLLEAPEKAQQQENRKRHGSTRSVVDMELDDPEDGDDNAPLFYQPGKRGFYSPRPGKNTEARLNCFRNIGRILGLCLLQNELCPITLNRHVIKVLLGRKVNWHDFAFFDPVMYESLRQLIRHSQAGEAEAVFAAMDLAFAIDLCKEEGAGQVELLSGGVNMPVTPLNVYEYVRKYAEHRMLVVAEQPLHAMRKGLLDVLPKNALEDLTAEDFRLLVNGCGEVNVQMLISFTSFNDESGTKTLARIHKESQRENADKLLQFKRWFWSIVEKMSMTERQDLVYFWTSSPSLPASEEGFQPMPSITIRPPDDQHLPTANTCISRLYVPLYSSKQILKQKLLLAIKTKNFGFV, from the exons ACTTCGTGAAGTGTCGGAGAAACTCAACAAATACAACTTTAACAG TCATCCACACCTCAACCTGCTGGAGCAGGCCACCTTAAAACAGTGTGTAGTTGGCCCAAACCATGCTGGCTTTCTGCTTGAG GATGGACGTGTGTGTCGGATCAGCTTTGCTGTCCAGCCAGATCGTCTGGAGCTGACCAAACCAGATGGCAACGATGG TTCAAAGTTGAGTGGCAGTGGTTCAGGGACAGGAAGGAGCTCCAGGCCAGGCAGGACTAGTGATCCTCCCTGGTTCCTGTCTGGCTCTGACACACTGGGCAGACTGGCAGGCAACACCCTTGG GAGTCGCTGGAGCTCCGGGGTGAACGGTGGatcaggtggaggaggaggaggtggtggtggcagcagcagtgTAGGAGGTGCAGGGGGAGGAGGTGTAGGAGGAGCTGtcagtggaggtggtggaggctCCTCTGGGAGGTCGTCTACAGCTGCCAGGGACTCAAGACGTCAGACCAGGGTGATCCGCACAGGGAGGGACCGGGGCTCTGGTCTCCTGGGTAGCCAGCCCCAGCCTGTCATCCCTGCCTCGGTCATCCCAGAGGAACTAATCTCCCAG GCTCAGGTGGTCCTCCAGGGGAAGTCTAGGAGTGTGATCATCCGGGAGCTCCAGAGGACCAACCTGGATGTCAACCTGGCCGTCAACAACCTACTGAGCAGAGACGATGAGGACGGTGACGATGGTGATGACACAGCCAGCGAGTCCTACCTCCCTGGAG AGGACCTGATGTCCTTGCTGGACGCTGACATCCACTCAGCCCACCCCAGTGTCATCATCGATGCTGACGCCATGTTCTCTGAGGACATCAGCTACTTCGGCTACCCTTCCTTCAGACGCTCCTCCCTGTCCCGCCTGGGCTCCTCGCGAG TTCTCCTTCTTCCCTTAGAGCGTGACTCAGAGCTGTTGCGTGAGCGCGAGTCTGTGTTGAGGTTGCGGGAGCGGAGGTGGCTGGATGGGGCCTCATTTGACACGGAGAGGGGCTCCACCAGCCGCGAGGGGGAGCCCAGCCTGGACAAGAAGAACATCCCCGTccagagccctgtctctctgggcgAGGAGCTGCAATGGTGGCCTGACAAG GATGGTGTGAAGTTTGTGAGCATCGGGTCCTTGTTCTCTGAGCTGGTGGCAGTGAGCTCTAAGGGGGAACTCTACCAGTGGAAGTGGAGTGAACCAGaaccatacagaaacacacag AACCCTTCTATCCGCCACCCCCGGGTGTCCTTCCTGGGCCTGACCAATGAGAAGATCACCCTGCTGTCTGCTAACAGCATCAGAGCCACCGTGGCCACGGAGACCAACAAGGTGGCAACCTGGATGGATGACACACTGAGCAGCGTGGCATCCAAGCTGGAACACAGTGCCCAGGCCTACCCTGAGCTGCAGGGAGAGCGCATCATGTCTCTGCACTGCTGTGCCCTCTACACCTGCGCCCAGCTGGAGAGCAGCCTGTACTGGTG GGGTGTTGTGCCTTTTAGTCAACGGAAAAAGATGCTTGAAAAGGCTAGAGCCAAGAACAAGAAGCCAAAGTCCAGTGCCGGCATCTCCTCAATACCCAACATCACCGTGGGAACGCAG GTGTTTGTGTCCTCTCTCCAGGTGTGCCTGAGGAATAACCCCCTCTACCACGCCGGTGCCGTTGCCTTTTCTGTCAACGCTGGGATCCCCAAGGTGGGACTCCTCCTCGAGTCTGTCTGGAACATGAACGACAGCTGCAGGTTCCAGCTGCGGTCACCAGAGAGCCTCAAGAACATGGACAAGACCACCAAGACCCAGGAGATCAA AACGGAGAGCAAGCCGGAGTTGGTAAAGACAGAGATGGGGCCCCCTCCTTCCCCAGCCTCCACCTGCAGTGACACCTCCTCCATCGCTAGCAGTGCCTCGCTGCCCTACA AACGAAGACGCTCGACCCCGGCTCccaaagaggaggagaaggtgaaCGAGGAGCAGTGGCCTCTTCGGGAAGTGGTGTTTGTGGAGGATGTTAAAAATGTCCCTGTGGGAAAG GTGCTGAAAGTGGACGGTGCGTATGTAGCTGTGAAGTTTCCAGGAACGTCAAGCAGCGTGAGCACACAGCCGAGTCAGACTAGTGCTCCAGCTCCCATCACTGACTCTGACCCCTCCTCACTGCTGCAGGACTGTAGGCTGCTCAGAATAGATGAGTTACAG GTGGTGAAAACTGGTGGAACTCCTAAAGTTCCAGATTGCTTCCAGCGTACACCTAAAAAACTCTGCATCCCAGAGAAGGCTGAGATTCTGGCTGTGAATGTTGACTCCAAAG GAGTCCACGCAGTGCTGAAGACTGGTAACTGGGTGAGGTACTGTATCTTTGACCTGGCCACAGGCAAAGCAGAGCAGGAGAATAACTTCCCCACCAGTAACCTGGCCTTCCTGGGCCAGAGTGAACGCAATGTAGCAATCTTCACCGCAGGACAG GATTCCCCAGTCATCCTTCGGGATGGAAATGGCACAATTTACCCAATGGCCAAAGACTGTATGGGCGGCATCCGAGACCCTGAGTGGCTGGACCTGCCGCCCATCGCCAGCCTGGGCATGGGGGTGCACTCCCTGGCCAACCTCCCCACCAACTCAACCATCAAGAAAAAAGCTGCTATTATCATATTGGCTGTGGAG AAGCAGACGTTGATGCAGCACGTGCTGCGTTGTGACTTTGAGGCCTGTCGTCAGTACCTGGTGAACCTGGAGCAGGCTGTACTCCTGGAGCAGAGTCCCCACGTCCTCCACTCCTTTCTGGGCCACCGCTGCGACGGCAACCGCAACATCCTCCACGCctgtgtctcagtctgcttccccGTCAGCAACAAGGAGACCAAGGAGGAGGAAG AAGCTGAACGGTCTGAGAGGAATACATTTGCAGAGAGACTGTCAGCAGTGGAGGCCATCGCCAATGCTATATCTGTGGtgtctagcaacagctctgggaACAGGACCGGCTCTTCTAGCAGCAGAGG GCTGCGTCTGAGGGAGATGATGAGGCGCTCTCTGAGAGCAGCGGGTCTTGGCCGTCACGAGTCCGGCCCCTCCTCCAGCGACCACCAGGACCCAGTTTCCCCACCCATCGCCCCTCCCAGCTGGGTGCCCGACCCCCCTCCCATGGACCCAGACGGTGACATAGACTTCATCCTGGCCCCTGCAGTGGGATCTCTCACCACAGCCTCAACAGGGACCAGCCAGGGCCCCAGCACATCCACTATACCAG GCCCCTCCTCTGAGCCTTCGGTGGTGGAGTCTAAAGACCGCAAGGCCAACGCCCACCTCATCCTCAAACTGATGTGTGACAGCATGGTTCTCAGGCCACACCTTCGCGAGCTGCTCTCTGCCAA GGATGCCCGTGGAATGACCCCATTCATGCTGGCAGTCAGCGGGAGAGCTTACCCAGCTGCCATTACTGTTCTGGAGGCTGCGCAGAAAATGGCCAAGG TAGGAGACCCCGGCATGACTGAGAAGGTGGATGCAGACTCTTTGTTCATGGAGATGATTTGTCCCTCGGGGACCAACCCTGACGACTCTCCTCTCTACGTCCTCTGCTGCAACGACACCTGCAGCTTCACCTGGACAGGAGCTGAACACATCAACCAg GATATCTTTGAGTGCCGGACCTGCGGCTTGTTGGAGTCTCTCTGCTGCTGCACTGAGTGCGCCAGGGTGTGTCACAAAGGACACGACTGCAA ACTCAAGAGGACCTCTCCCACTGCGTACTGTGACTGCTGGGAGAAGTGTAAATGTAAGACGCTGATTGCTGGACAGAAAGCTGCTCGCCTGGACCTGCTGTACAGACTACTCACCACCACTAACCTGGTCACCAGTCCAAACAGCcg GGGGGAGCATATCCTTCTGTTCCTGGTGCAGACTGTTGCTAGGCAGAGTGTGGAGCACTGCCAGTACCGACCCCCTCgcatcagagaggacaggaacCGCAAGGCTGCCAATGCTGAAG ACTCTGACATGCCGGACCATGACCTGGAACCTCCACGCTTCGCCCAGCTGGCCCTGGAGAGGGTGCTGCAGGACTGGAATGCTCTCAAGTCCATGATAATGTTCGGATCCCAGGAGAATAAAGACCC gctgAGTGCCAGCAGCCGTATCGCCCATCTCCTTCCAGAGGAGCAGGTGTACCTGAACCAGCAGAGTGGCACCATCCGCCTGGACTGCTTCACACACTGCCTCATTGTCAAGTGTGCCCCTGACATTACAGTAAGTCGG TTTATTGACACCCTGCTGGGGACCTTGGTGAAGGAGCTGCAGAACAAGTACACTCCTGGCCGGAGAGAGGAGGCCATCGTCGTCACCAGGAGGTTCCTGCGCTCCGTGGCCAGGGTGTTTGTCATCCTCAGCGTCGAGATGGCCTCATCCAAAAAGAAAAA TAACTTCATCCCCCAGCCCATTGGGAAGTGCAGGCGTGTGTTCCAGGCCCTGCTGCCCTATGCGGTGGAGGAGCTGTGCAACGTGGCAGAGTCCCTCATCGTGCCTGTGAGGATGGGCATCGCCCGGCCCACCGCCCCCTTCACCCTGGCCAGCACCAGCATCGACGCCGTGCAGGGCAGCGAGGAACTCTTCTCTGTGGAACCCTTGCCACCGAGACCCTCCCCAGACCAGTCCAGCAA TTCTAGTCAGACTGCATCGTCCTACATCATCAGGAACCCCCAGCCTCGCCGCAGCAGCCAGTCCCAGCCGGTCAGAGGGAGAGACGAGGAGCAGGATGACATTGTGTCTGCTGATGTTGAAGAG GTGGAGGTTGTCGAGGGCGTTGCTGGGGAGGAGGATCACCATGAAGACCAGGaggaacagggagaacagggagaggagaacGCTGAGGCAGAGGGACAGCATGATGAACATGATGAGGATG GAAGCGACATGGAGTTGGATCTGCTGGCTGCCGCAGAGACCGAGAGTGACAGCGAGAGTAACCATAGCAACCAGGACAATGCCAGCGGGCGGAGGAGTGTTGTCACCGCAGCAACTGCTGGCTCCGAAGCAG gTGCCAGCAGTGTCCCTGCCTTCTTTTCAGAGGACGACTCCCAGTCCAACGACTCGAGCGACTcggacagcagcagcagccagaGCGACGACGTGGACCAGGAGACCTTCCTATTGGACGAGCCCTTGGAGAGGACCACCACCGCCTCGCACGTCAACAGTGCTGCCCAGGCGCCGCGCTCCATGCAGTGGGCTGTACGCAACACCCCCAGCCAGAGAGCCACGGGCAGCGCCCCCTCCAGCTCCTCCACCCCCGCTG CAGCGAGCTCCACAGGTCTGATCTACATCGACCCGTCCAACCTGCGGCGCAGCAGTGCCATCAGCACCAGCGCGGCTGCTGCGGCTGCAGCTCTGGAGGCCTCCAACTCGTCCAGCTACCTGACGTCAGCCTCCAGCTTAGCCCGGGCCTACAGCATCGTCATCAGACAGATCTCTGACCTGATGAGCCTCATTCCCAAGTACAACCACCTGGTCTACTCCCAGTACCCTGCTGCAGTCAAACTCACCTACCAGGACGCTGTCAACCTGCAG AACTTTGTTGAGGAGAAGCTGATCCCTACGTGGAACTGGATGGTGTCCATCATGGACTCTACAGAGGCTCAGCTGCGTTACGGCTCGGCCCTGTCCTCAGCTGGCGACCCCGGACACCCATCCCACCCCCTCCACGCCTCGCAGCACTCTGCCCGCAGGGAGCGCATGACTGCCCGCGAGGAAGCCAGCCTCCGCACCTTGGAGGGACGGAGGTCTGG GCGTGCGGCCACTCTGCTGACAGTGCGTCAGGGGATGATGTCTGCGCGGGGTGACTTCCTGAACTACGCCCTGTCTCTGATGCGTTCTCATAATGACGAGCACTCTGACGTTCTGCCTGTGCTGGATGTGTGTTCTCTCAAACACGTGGCCTACGTCTTCCAGGCCCTCATCTACTGGATCAAAGCCATGAACCAGCAGACAACTCTGGACACAACACAGATGGACCGCAAGAG GAGCCGTGAGATTCTGGAACTGGGACTGGACAATGAAGATTCTGAACATGAGAATGATGAGGACACCAATCAAA GTTGTTTTCTGGTATTGGAAGGCAGACAAGCCAGAAGAAAGGCAATTAGGCAGAAACGAGGCAAAAAGAAGAGGGCAGCTCCCAAAG gctCCACACTCCAGGATAAGGAGGATGACCCGGTCCCCGCTGAGACGGGACAGAACCACCCGTTCTTCCGGCGCTCTGACTCCATGACCTTCCTGGGCTGTATCCCCCCCAACCCCTTCGAGGTCCCCCTGGCGGAGGCCATCCCCCTGGCAGACCAGCCTCACCTCCTGCAG CCCAATGCAAGGAAGGAGGATCTGTTTGGCCGTCCTAGTCAGGGCCTGTACTCGTCCTCGTACACAGCAAGCAAAGGCCTGGCCGAGGCCACCCTGGACCGCAGCTGCCTGGAGGTTAACATGGGCTCCTCTCAG ATCCTACCCACCAAGATGTCCTACTCAGCCAACCTGAAGAACGTGATGAGTATGGAGACTAGTCAGCGCGGCAGAGAGGACCAGCCCATGGACCAGGAGCTAGTGGCTCCAAAGCCAGGCCCCTCACCCCACGACCTAGCTGCCCAGCTGAAGAGCAGCCTGCTGGCTGAAATAGGCCTCACTGAGAGCGATGGACCCCCGCTCCCTTCCTTTAG aCCCCACTGTAGTTTCATGGGGATGGTGATCTCCCATGACATGCTGCTGGGCCGCTGGCGTCTGTCTCTGGAGCTGTTCGGACGCGTCTTCATGGAGGACGTTGGAGCAGAGCCCGGATCG ATCCTGACCGAGCTGGGGGGTTTTGAGGTGAAGGAGTCTAAGTTCCGCCGGGAGATGGAGAAACTCCGTAACCTCCAGTCTCGTGACCTGGCCCTGGAGGTGGACCGTGACCGTGACCAGCTGATCCAGCAGACTATGAGGCAGCTCAATACCCACTTTGGCCGGCGCTGCACCACCACACCCATGGCTGTGCACCGCGTCAAGGTCACCTTCAAGGACGAGCCGGGCGAGGGTAGTGGCGTGGCCCGTAGCTTCTACACGGCCATCGCCCTGGCCTTCCTGTCCAATGACAAGCTGCCCAACCTGGACTGTGTGCAGAGCGTCAGCAAGGGCATGCAGGCCAGCAGTACGTGTCATCACGATTACAACTCAAGTATGACATTGA ATCTGATGCAGCGGCTGAGGAACAGAGACCGGGAGAGGGAGCGGAGGAGTGGAGGGCTCCGAGCTGGCTCTAGGAGAGACCGAGACAG ggactCGAGGAGACAGCTGTCCATTGACACCCGACCCTTCAGGCCAGCCTCGGAGGGGAACCCCAGTGACGAACCTGACCCCCTACCTGCCCACAGACAGGCCCTGGGAGAGAGGCTGTACCCCCGCGTCCACACTATGCAGCCG GCGTTTGCCAGTAAGATCACAGGGATGCTGCTGGAACTCTCCCCAGCCCAGCTGCTGTTGCTCCTGGCCAGTGAGGACTCTCTCAGGGCCAGGGTGGAGGAGGCCATGGAGCTGCTCATTGCACATGGAAG gGAAAATGGCGCTGACAGCATACTGGACCTGGGTCTCCTAGAGGCTCCTGAGAAAGCACAG CAGCAGGAGAACCGTAAGCGTCATGGCTCCACCCGCAGTGTGGTGGACATGGAGCTGGACGACCCTGAAGACGGAGATGACAACGCTCCCCTGTTCTACCAGCCTGGGAAGAGAGGCTTCTACTCTCCCCGGCCCGGCAAGAACACGGAGGCCAGGCTCAACTGCTTCAGGAACATCGGCAG AATACTAGGGCTGTGTCTGCTGCAGAATGAGCTCTGTCCAATTACCTTGAACAGACATGTCATCAAGGTGCTGCTCGGCAGAAAG gTGAATTGGCATGACTTTGCCTTTTTTGACCCGGTAATGTACGAGAGCCTGCGACAGTTGATCCGTCACTCTCAGGCTGGAGAGGCGGAGGCTGTGTTTGCAGCCATGGACCTGGCCTTCGCCATAGACCTGTGTAAGGAGGAAGGGGCTGGACAG GTGGAGCTGCTGTCAGGTGGGGTCAACATGCCTGTGACTCCTCTCAACGTTTACGAATACGTGAGAAAGTACGCCGAACACAGGATGCTGGTGGTTGCTGAGCAACCTCTTCAT GCGATGAGGAAGGGTCTGTTGGATGTCCTTCCTAAGAACGCCCTGGAGGACTTGACAGCTGAGGACTTCAGGCTACTGGTCAACGGCTGTGGAGAGGTCAACGTGCAGATGCTCATCAGCTTCACTTCCTTCAATGATGAATCTGGTACAAAGACCttggcccgtattcacaaagaatctcaga GGGAAAATGCTGATAAATTGTTGCAGTTCAAACGCTGGTTTTGGTCCATCGTGGAGAAGATGAGCATGACTGAGAGGCAAGATCTG gtGTACTTCTGGACCTCCAGTCCGTCTCTGCCAGCCAGTGAGGAAGGCTTCCAGCCCATGCCCTCCATCACCATCAGGCCTCCGGACGACCAGCACCTGCCCACGGCCAACACCTGCATCTCGCGCCTCTACGTGCCACTCTACTCCTCCAAACAGATTCTAAAACAGAAACTCTTACTAGCCATTAAGACCAAGAACTTTGGTTTTGTGTAG